One stretch of Pseudomonas fragi DNA includes these proteins:
- the radA gene encoding DNA repair protein RadA: MAKPKRIYGCTECGATFPKWAGQCGECGVWNTLVETIVESGAAAPPSGRTGWTGQQAQLKTLAEVSIEELPRFSTASGELDRVLGGGLVDGSVVLIGGDPGIGKSTILLQTLCQMATRMPALYVTGEESQQQVAMRARRLGLPQDQLKVMTETCIESIIATAKLEKPKVMVIDSIQTIFTEQLQSAPGGVSQVRESAALLVRYAKSSGTAIFLVGHVTKEGALAGPRVLEHMVDTVLYFEGESDGRLRLLRAVKNRFGAVNELGVFGMTDKGLKEVSNPSAIFLTRAQEEVPGSVVMATWEGTRPMLVEVQALVDDSHMSNPRRVTLGLDQNRLAMLLAVLHRHGGIPTHDQDVFLNVVGGVKVLETASDLALMAAVMSSLRNRPLPHDLLVFGEVGLSGEVRPVPSGQERLKEAAKHGFKRAIVPKGNAPKESPPGLKVIGVTRLEQALDALFE; this comes from the coding sequence ATGGCCAAGCCCAAGCGCATTTACGGCTGCACCGAGTGCGGCGCAACGTTTCCCAAGTGGGCCGGACAGTGCGGCGAGTGCGGCGTCTGGAACACCCTGGTCGAAACCATCGTTGAAAGCGGTGCTGCCGCGCCGCCCAGCGGCCGTACCGGCTGGACCGGGCAACAGGCCCAGCTCAAGACCCTGGCTGAAGTCAGCATTGAAGAGTTGCCGCGCTTTTCCACGGCCTCCGGCGAGCTGGACCGGGTGCTCGGTGGCGGGCTGGTGGATGGCTCGGTGGTATTGATCGGCGGCGACCCTGGGATCGGAAAATCCACCATCCTGCTGCAAACCCTTTGTCAGATGGCCACCCGCATGCCGGCGCTGTACGTCACCGGCGAGGAATCCCAGCAACAAGTGGCCATGCGCGCCCGGCGCCTGGGGTTGCCCCAGGATCAGCTCAAGGTAATGACCGAGACCTGTATCGAAAGCATCATCGCCACCGCCAAGCTCGAAAAGCCCAAGGTCATGGTGATTGACTCGATCCAGACCATCTTTACCGAGCAGCTGCAATCGGCCCCCGGCGGCGTGTCGCAAGTGCGCGAAAGTGCGGCCTTGCTGGTGCGATATGCGAAATCCAGCGGTACGGCGATTTTCCTGGTGGGCCATGTGACCAAAGAAGGCGCACTGGCCGGGCCGCGGGTGCTGGAGCATATGGTGGATACCGTGCTGTATTTCGAGGGCGAGTCCGACGGGCGCCTGCGTTTGTTGCGAGCGGTAAAAAACCGTTTTGGCGCGGTCAACGAGCTGGGTGTGTTCGGCATGACCGATAAGGGCCTGAAAGAAGTCTCCAACCCTTCTGCAATTTTCCTAACCCGTGCTCAGGAAGAAGTCCCGGGCAGCGTGGTGATGGCCACCTGGGAAGGCACCCGTCCGATGCTGGTGGAGGTGCAGGCGTTGGTGGACGACAGTCATATGTCCAACCCGCGCCGCGTTACCTTGGGCCTGGATCAGAATCGTCTGGCCATGTTGTTGGCCGTCCTGCATCGCCACGGCGGTATTCCTACCCATGACCAGGATGTGTTCCTCAACGTGGTCGGCGGGGTCAAGGTGCTGGAAACCGCCTCTGACCTGGCGTTGATGGCCGCCGTAATGTCCAGCCTGCGCAACCGTCCGCTGCCTCACGACCTGTTGGTGTTTGGTGAGGTGGGCTTGTCGGGCGAAGTGCGTCCGGTGCCAAGCGGTCAGGAGCGGCTTAAAGAAGCGGCCAAGCATGGCTTCAAGCGCGCCATCGTGCCCAAGGGCAACGCCCCCAAGGAATCGCCGCCGGGCCTGAAGGTGATTGGCGTGACCCGTCTGGAACAGGCGCTGGATGCGTTGTTCGAGTAG
- the glyA gene encoding serine hydroxymethyltransferase, whose translation MFSRDLTLAKFDADLFAAMEQEAQRQEEHIELIASENYTSPAVMEAQGSVLTNKYAEGYPGKRYYGGCEYVDVVEQLAIDRAKELFGADYANVQPHAGSQANSAVYLALLSAGDTILGMSLAHGGHLTHGASVSSSGKLYNAIQYGIDANGLIDYDEVERLAVEHKPKMIVAGFSAYSQVLDFPRFRAIADKVGAYLFVDMAHVAGLVAAGVYPNPVPFADVVTTTTHKTLRGPRGGLILAKANADIEKKLNSAVFPGSQGGPLEHVIAAKAVCFKEALQPEFKAYQQQVVKNAQAMASVFIERGFDVVSGGTENHLFLLSLIKQEISGKDADAALGKAFITVNKNSVPNDPRSPFVTSGLRFGTPAVTTRGFKVEECRELAGWICDILADINNEAVIDAVREKVKTICAKLPVYGN comes from the coding sequence ATGTTCAGCCGTGATTTGACACTTGCCAAGTTCGACGCCGACCTTTTTGCCGCCATGGAGCAAGAAGCTCAGCGCCAGGAAGAACACATTGAGCTGATCGCTTCGGAAAACTACACCAGCCCAGCGGTCATGGAAGCTCAAGGCTCGGTTCTGACCAACAAATACGCCGAAGGCTACCCAGGCAAGCGCTACTACGGCGGCTGCGAATACGTAGACGTGGTAGAGCAACTGGCTATCGACCGTGCAAAAGAACTGTTCGGCGCCGATTACGCCAACGTTCAGCCGCACGCCGGTTCCCAGGCCAACAGTGCCGTTTACCTGGCCCTGCTGTCGGCTGGCGACACCATCCTGGGCATGAGCCTGGCTCACGGCGGTCACCTGACCCACGGTGCCAGCGTTTCGTCTTCGGGCAAGCTGTACAACGCCATCCAGTACGGCATCGACGCCAATGGCCTGATCGACTACGACGAAGTTGAACGCCTGGCCGTTGAGCACAAGCCGAAAATGATCGTGGCCGGTTTCTCTGCCTACTCGCAGGTTCTGGACTTCCCGCGTTTCCGCGCAATCGCCGACAAGGTTGGCGCCTACCTGTTCGTGGACATGGCTCACGTAGCTGGTCTGGTGGCTGCTGGCGTTTACCCGAACCCGGTTCCATTTGCTGACGTGGTGACCACCACGACTCACAAAACCCTGCGTGGCCCGCGTGGCGGCCTGATCCTGGCCAAAGCCAACGCCGACATCGAGAAGAAGCTGAACTCGGCTGTATTCCCGGGTTCGCAAGGCGGCCCGCTGGAGCACGTTATCGCCGCCAAGGCCGTGTGCTTCAAGGAAGCCCTGCAACCAGAGTTCAAGGCTTACCAGCAACAAGTGGTGAAAAACGCTCAGGCAATGGCTTCGGTATTTATCGAGCGTGGCTTTGACGTGGTATCGGGCGGTACTGAAAACCACCTGTTCCTGCTGTCGCTGATCAAGCAGGAAATCTCCGGTAAAGACGCTGACGCCGCTCTGGGCAAAGCGTTCATCACCGTGAACAAGAACTCCGTACCGAACGATCCACGCTCCCCGTTCGTAACGTCGGGTCTGCGTTTCGGTACTCCGGCTGTGACCACTCGCGGCTTCAAGGTTGAAGAATGCCGTGAACTGGCAGGCTGGATCTGCGACATCCTGGCTGACATCAACAACGAAGCCGTTATCGACGCCGTTCGCGAGAAAGTCAAAACCATTTGCGCCAAGCTGCCGGTATACGGCAACTGA
- the yjiA gene encoding GTPase, with the protein MTSPIPVTILSGFLGAGKTTLLRYLLKAEHGLKIAVIENEFSDAGIDTQLLGDEPVQVMTLANGCVCCTIHTDLTKALYLLLERLDSGEIAFDRLVIECTGLADPAPVAQTFFIDGELRERYLLDGIITLVDAAHADVHLSQTIAQAQIGFADRLLVSKRDLVDDATFDALCERLTRINRRAPIRVVEHGKIDLAELLDVRGFNLNADLGGGLSLRPVQPAASVDRISSLVLRTDKPLDIDSLSAFMNELLEDHGKQLLRYKGVLSIAGEDRRLVFQGVLKLYGFDWDTEWAEGEARESVMVFIADDLPEAKIREGFARLGA; encoded by the coding sequence ATGACCTCTCCAATCCCCGTCACCATCCTCAGCGGTTTTTTGGGGGCCGGTAAAACCACCTTGTTGCGCTACCTGCTCAAGGCCGAGCACGGCCTGAAAATCGCCGTGATCGAAAATGAGTTCAGCGATGCCGGGATCGACACCCAGTTGCTGGGCGACGAACCGGTGCAAGTCATGACCCTGGCCAATGGTTGCGTGTGCTGCACCATCCACACCGACCTGACCAAGGCGCTGTACCTGCTGCTCGAGCGCCTGGACAGCGGCGAAATCGCCTTCGACCGCCTGGTGATCGAATGCACCGGCCTGGCCGACCCGGCACCGGTGGCGCAAACTTTCTTTATCGATGGAGAACTGCGCGAGCGTTACCTGCTGGACGGCATCATCACCCTGGTGGATGCGGCCCACGCCGATGTGCATTTGAGCCAGACCATCGCCCAGGCGCAGATCGGTTTTGCTGACCGCCTGTTGGTGAGCAAGCGCGACCTGGTGGATGACGCCACCTTTGACGCGTTGTGCGAGCGCTTGACCCGTATCAACCGCCGGGCGCCGATCCGTGTGGTTGAGCACGGCAAGATCGACCTGGCCGAGTTGCTGGATGTGCGCGGGTTCAACCTCAATGCCGACCTTGGCGGTGGCCTGAGTTTGCGCCCGGTGCAACCCGCGGCGTCCGTCGACCGCATTTCCAGCCTGGTGCTGCGCACTGACAAGCCGCTGGATATCGACAGCCTCAGCGCATTCATGAACGAGTTGCTGGAAGATCACGGCAAGCAATTGCTGCGGTACAAGGGCGTGCTGAGCATTGCCGGTGAGGATCGACGCCTGGTGTTTCAGGGTGTGCTGAAGCTTTATGGGTTCGACTGGGACACCGAGTGGGCCGAAGGCGAGGCGCGGGAAAGCGTGATGGTGTTTATTGCCGATGATCTGCCCGAAGCCAAGATCCGCGAGGGTTTTGCGCGGCTTGGGGCCTGA
- a CDS encoding carbon starvation CstA family protein: MNNKNSLLRHIPWLVLAIVGACALGVVALRRGEAINALWIVVAAVAIYLVAYRYYSLFIATKVMQLDSSRATPAVLNNDGLDYVPTNKHILFGHHFAAIAGAGPLVGPVLAAQMGYLPGTLWLIAGVVLAGAVQDFMVLFMSTRRNGRSLGDMVREEMGKIPGTIALFGCFLIMIIILAVLALIVVKALAESPWGMFTVMATIPIAMFMGIYMRYIRPGRIGEISVVGVLLLLGSIWLGGQIAASPEWAPVFTFTGTQITWMLIGYGFVAAVLPVWLVLAPRDYLSTFLKIGTIVALAIGILVTMPELKMPALTQFTDGTGPVWKGGLFPFLFITIACGAVSGFHALISSGTTPKLLDNESNARYIGYGGMLMESFVAIMAMVAASVIEPGVYFAMNSPAAIVGGDVVTVAQNITNWGFAITPDALTALAKDIGETTVLARAGGAPTLAVGIAQILHNVLPGENTMAFWYHFAILFEALFILTAVDAGTRAGRFMLQDLLGSFVPALKRTESWGANLLATGLCVAMWGYLLYQGVIDPLGGINTLWPLFGISNQMLAGIALMLATVVLIKMKRQRYIWVTMLPAVWLLICTTVAGFIKLFDANPAVGFLSLANKYSTALEAGQVIAPAKNIDQMQHVIINAYTNAGLTVLFLFVVFSILFFAIKVGVAAWGTKERTDKESPYQAMPDV, from the coding sequence ATGAATAATAAAAATAGCCTGCTACGCCACATTCCGTGGCTGGTGTTGGCAATTGTAGGAGCCTGCGCCCTTGGCGTAGTGGCATTACGCCGGGGCGAGGCGATCAACGCCTTGTGGATTGTTGTGGCAGCCGTTGCCATCTATCTGGTTGCTTATCGTTATTACAGTCTGTTTATCGCCACCAAGGTGATGCAGCTCGACTCCAGCCGCGCAACGCCTGCGGTGCTCAACAACGACGGTCTGGACTATGTGCCGACCAACAAGCACATTCTCTTTGGTCATCACTTTGCTGCCATCGCTGGCGCTGGCCCTCTGGTCGGGCCGGTATTGGCCGCACAAATGGGCTACCTGCCGGGCACGCTCTGGCTGATCGCCGGGGTGGTGCTGGCCGGTGCGGTGCAGGACTTTATGGTCCTGTTCATGTCCACTCGCCGCAACGGTCGCTCACTGGGTGACATGGTGCGCGAGGAAATGGGCAAGATCCCGGGCACCATCGCGCTGTTTGGCTGCTTCCTGATCATGATCATCATCCTCGCGGTGCTGGCACTGATCGTGGTCAAGGCCCTGGCCGAGAGCCCGTGGGGCATGTTCACGGTGATGGCGACCATCCCGATCGCGATGTTCATGGGCATTTACATGCGCTACATCCGCCCGGGTCGCATCGGTGAAATCTCCGTTGTCGGCGTGCTGCTGCTGCTCGGTTCCATCTGGCTGGGGGGCCAGATTGCGGCGAGCCCTGAGTGGGCCCCGGTGTTCACCTTCACCGGTACGCAAATCACCTGGATGCTGATCGGTTATGGTTTTGTTGCTGCAGTGCTGCCGGTGTGGCTGGTGCTGGCACCGCGTGACTACCTGTCCACATTCCTCAAAATCGGCACCATCGTTGCGCTGGCGATCGGCATTCTGGTCACCATGCCCGAGCTGAAAATGCCTGCGCTGACCCAGTTCACCGATGGCACTGGCCCGGTCTGGAAGGGCGGTCTGTTCCCGTTCCTGTTCATTACCATTGCCTGCGGTGCGGTATCGGGCTTCCACGCGCTGATTTCCTCGGGTACTACGCCCAAACTGCTGGATAACGAAAGCAACGCCCGTTACATCGGTTACGGCGGCATGCTGATGGAGTCCTTTGTGGCCATTATGGCGATGGTTGCCGCTTCGGTGATCGAGCCGGGCGTGTACTTCGCCATGAACAGCCCGGCAGCCATTGTCGGCGGTGATGTGGTCACGGTGGCGCAGAACATCACCAACTGGGGCTTTGCCATTACCCCGGATGCGTTGACCGCGCTGGCCAAGGACATCGGTGAAACCACCGTCCTGGCCCGTGCCGGCGGCGCCCCGACCCTGGCGGTCGGTATCGCGCAGATCCTGCACAACGTGCTGCCGGGCGAAAACACTATGGCGTTCTGGTATCACTTCGCCATTTTGTTTGAGGCCCTGTTTATTCTGACGGCCGTTGACGCCGGTACCCGTGCTGGCCGCTTTATGTTGCAAGACTTGCTGGGCAGCTTTGTGCCTGCACTCAAGCGCACCGAGTCGTGGGGCGCCAACCTGTTGGCCACCGGCCTGTGTGTGGCGATGTGGGGCTACCTGCTGTATCAGGGCGTGATCGATCCACTGGGCGGTATCAACACCCTGTGGCCACTTTTCGGTATCTCCAACCAGATGCTGGCGGGTATCGCGCTGATGCTGGCTACCGTTGTGCTGATCAAAATGAAGCGCCAGCGCTACATTTGGGTGACCATGCTGCCAGCTGTCTGGCTACTGATCTGCACCACCGTGGCAGGCTTTATCAAGTTGTTCGACGCCAACCCGGCGGTGGGCTTCCTGTCCCTGGCCAACAAATACAGCACTGCGCTGGAAGCCGGCCAGGTGATTGCCCCGGCGAAAAATATCGACCAGATGCAACACGTGATCATCAACGCCTACACCAACGCCGGTCTGACCGTGCTGTTCCTGTTCGTGGTGTTCAGCATTCTGTTCTTTGCGATCAAAGTGGGTGTCGCTGCATGGGGCACCAAGGAACGTACGGATAAAGAGTCGCCGTACCAAGCCATGCCGGATGTTTGA
- a CDS encoding EAL domain-containing protein, which yields MPNVTAPTIVKASNPLLGTPVRGTLKSALAALVLLLLAMLFWLLIEQFQETLQQERQASINYSADLADHIGLSMALRAETALNLLPVDKSPKTVRQQQALVKQLSQSLPALQSLALVSPEGEILLDSLGTSPDAANLADWIRHSPSRSRTEGYYFSNNRDASVIYLLLRQPSGTINGYWLLRMSPDLLQNLTHQNASSQRPQWLVENSQTRKVLSRADKNVTPASTLNPEDEEDTVLLTPINHSDWQLRGLFNDRQAIEHLLPGLIGKCLLGLLFSLLPIIALLNMRRRQRQLHEGRRRYHDIFEGTGVALCVLDLSSLPGFLDREKLHNGDALKQWLGDHPEHRRQLFEQLRITEVNQVAMQLLEVDSGDGAWHKLINGCPSTSTAIGYQIVEAVLEQQQQLELEIKLTDANGRDQHLWLVLRLPADHEDYHAVILSISDITSRKLIELSLQERESFWSDVVRTVPDHLYVQNVISQRIIFSNHHLGHTLGYSAVELQEMGAYFWELLLHPEDAERYHQLRKEQRENGYKQLLQCQLRFRHQQGTWRRFDIREQAFARDTGNQVTRIVGVAKDITDQIEASESLRDSEQRYRMLAESISDVIFSTDSSLRMNYLSPSIQTVLGYEAQWVFDNGWQSIIATPQQLEGVNSLIERIRAALHKPQQLSALRAQVQTQLFLFDCLRADGHKVPIELRLVLVWNENDGFEGILGVGRDMSQQRRAEKDLRMAATVFEHSTSAILITDPAGYIVQANEAFSRVSGYAVAQVLDQLPSMLTVDAQQRAHLTYVLKQLHVHGTWEGEVWLKRLNGEHYPAWVGITAVLDDEGDLASYVCFFSDISERKASEQRIHRLAYYDALTHLPNRTLFQDRLHTALQQAERNKSWVVLMFLDLDRFKPINDSLGHAAGDRMLKDMAIRLLACVGDDDTVARMGGDEFTLLLQPRTTRQQALNRAINVAEQILASLVKPFVLESREFFVTASIGIALSPQDGNELSQLMKNADTAMYHAKERGKNNFQFYQADMNASALERLELESDLRHALEQQEFILFYQPQFSGDGKRLTGVEALLRWNHSRRGLVPPGDFIPVLEELGLVVEVGDWVLAEACRQLKHWHQAKVRVPKVSVNISARQFSDGQLGTRIATILKETGLSPACLELELTESILMREVSEALHILASLKNLGLSIAVDDFGTGYSSLNYLKQFPIDVLKIDRTFVDGLPSGEQDAQIARAIIAMAHSLNLAVIAEGVETHEQLDFLREHGCDEVQGYLFGRPMPAEQLVEQLQAASSQLQA from the coding sequence TTGCCCAATGTCACCGCGCCCACTATTGTCAAAGCGTCCAACCCATTATTGGGGACGCCTGTGCGCGGAACGCTGAAAAGTGCATTGGCGGCGCTGGTTTTACTGCTGCTGGCCATGCTGTTCTGGTTGTTGATCGAACAGTTCCAGGAAACCCTGCAGCAAGAGCGCCAGGCCAGCATCAATTACAGTGCCGACCTGGCCGACCACATTGGCCTGAGCATGGCCCTGCGCGCTGAAACCGCCCTCAATCTGCTGCCTGTGGACAAGTCGCCGAAAACCGTGCGCCAGCAACAGGCCCTGGTCAAACAACTGAGCCAGTCCCTGCCCGCCTTGCAAAGCCTGGCACTGGTCAGCCCTGAAGGCGAAATCCTGCTCGACAGCCTGGGCACCAGCCCCGATGCCGCTAACCTGGCGGACTGGATCCGGCACAGCCCGTCGCGCAGCCGCACCGAGGGCTATTACTTCAGCAATAACCGTGACGCCAGCGTCATCTATCTGTTGCTGCGCCAGCCCAGTGGCACCATCAATGGCTACTGGCTGCTGCGCATGAGCCCGGACTTGCTGCAAAACCTGACCCATCAGAATGCCAGCAGCCAAAGGCCGCAATGGCTGGTGGAGAACAGCCAGACCCGCAAAGTCCTCAGCCGGGCGGATAAAAACGTCACCCCTGCCTCCACCCTGAACCCGGAGGATGAAGAAGACACCGTTCTGTTGACGCCCATCAACCACAGCGACTGGCAACTGCGCGGGCTGTTCAATGACCGCCAGGCGATCGAGCACCTGCTGCCCGGGCTGATTGGCAAATGCCTGCTTGGCCTGCTGTTTTCATTGCTGCCGATCATTGCCCTGCTGAACATGCGCCGCCGTCAGCGCCAGCTGCATGAAGGCCGGCGGCGCTATCACGATATTTTCGAAGGCACCGGCGTCGCCCTGTGCGTGCTCGACCTGTCCAGCCTGCCGGGGTTTCTCGACCGCGAAAAACTTCACAACGGCGACGCCCTCAAACAATGGCTGGGCGATCACCCCGAGCATCGCCGTCAATTGTTCGAGCAATTGCGCATCACCGAGGTCAATCAGGTAGCCATGCAACTGCTGGAGGTCGACTCCGGTGATGGCGCCTGGCACAAGCTGATCAACGGTTGCCCGTCGACCAGCACGGCCATTGGCTATCAGATCGTCGAGGCCGTGCTTGAGCAACAACAGCAACTTGAGCTGGAAATAAAACTTACCGATGCCAATGGCCGCGACCAGCATTTATGGCTGGTGCTGCGCCTGCCTGCGGATCACGAGGATTACCACGCGGTGATCCTGAGCATCAGCGACATTACCAGCCGCAAGCTGATCGAACTGTCCCTGCAAGAGCGCGAGAGTTTCTGGTCCGATGTGGTGCGCACCGTGCCCGACCATCTTTATGTACAAAATGTGATCAGCCAGCGGATCATCTTCAGCAACCACCACCTGGGTCATACCCTGGGTTATAGCGCGGTCGAGCTGCAAGAAATGGGCGCGTACTTCTGGGAGTTGCTGCTGCACCCCGAAGACGCCGAGCGTTATCACCAGTTGCGCAAAGAGCAGCGGGAAAACGGCTACAAGCAACTGCTGCAATGCCAGTTGCGCTTTCGCCATCAGCAAGGCACCTGGCGGCGCTTCGACATCCGCGAGCAGGCGTTCGCCCGTGACACTGGCAACCAGGTCACGCGCATTGTCGGGGTGGCCAAGGACATCACCGACCAGATCGAAGCCAGCGAGTCATTGCGTGACAGCGAGCAACGCTACCGGATGCTGGCCGAAAGCATCAGCGACGTGATTTTCTCGACCGACAGTTCGTTGCGCATGAACTACCTGAGCCCGTCCATACAAACCGTATTGGGGTATGAGGCGCAGTGGGTGTTCGACAATGGCTGGCAATCGATCATCGCCACCCCACAACAACTGGAAGGGGTCAACAGCCTGATCGAGCGCATCCGCGCCGCACTGCACAAGCCCCAGCAACTGTCGGCCCTGCGCGCCCAGGTACAAACCCAGCTGTTTTTGTTCGACTGCCTGCGCGCCGACGGCCACAAGGTGCCCATCGAGTTGCGCCTAGTTCTGGTGTGGAATGAGAACGATGGTTTTGAGGGGATTCTGGGCGTAGGCCGCGACATGAGTCAGCAGCGCCGCGCCGAAAAAGACCTGCGCATGGCCGCCACGGTGTTTGAACACTCCACCTCGGCCATCCTCATTACTGACCCCGCTGGCTATATCGTGCAGGCCAACGAAGCCTTCAGCCGGGTCAGCGGCTACGCCGTGGCGCAGGTGCTCGACCAGCTGCCAAGCATGCTCACCGTCGATGCCCAGCAGCGTGCGCACCTGACCTATGTGCTCAAGCAACTGCATGTGCATGGCACTTGGGAGGGTGAAGTCTGGCTCAAGCGCCTGAACGGCGAACACTACCCGGCCTGGGTCGGCATCACGGCGGTGCTCGATGATGAAGGCGATCTGGCGAGCTATGTGTGTTTCTTCAGTGATATCAGCGAGCGCAAGGCCAGTGAACAGCGCATTCACCGCCTGGCCTATTACGACGCCCTGACCCACCTGCCCAACCGCACCCTGTTCCAGGACCGCCTGCACACCGCGCTGCAACAGGCAGAGCGTAACAAGTCGTGGGTGGTACTGATGTTCCTCGACCTTGACCGTTTCAAGCCGATCAACGACTCCCTGGGCCACGCCGCTGGCGACCGCATGCTCAAGGACATGGCCATCCGCTTGCTGGCCTGCGTCGGTGACGACGATACCGTGGCGCGCATGGGCGGTGACGAGTTCACCCTCCTCCTGCAACCGCGCACCACCCGCCAGCAGGCCTTGAACCGGGCTATCAACGTGGCCGAGCAGATCCTCGCCAGCCTGGTAAAACCTTTCGTGCTCGAAAGCCGCGAGTTTTTTGTGACCGCCAGTATTGGTATTGCCCTGAGCCCGCAAGACGGCAACGAACTCAGCCAGCTGATGAAAAACGCCGACACTGCCATGTACCACGCCAAGGAGCGCGGCAAAAACAACTTCCAGTTCTATCAGGCGGACATGAACGCCAGCGCCCTGGAGCGCCTGGAACTGGAGAGTGACCTGCGCCATGCCCTGGAGCAGCAAGAGTTCATCCTGTTCTACCAGCCGCAATTCAGCGGCGACGGCAAGCGCCTGACCGGCGTCGAGGCGCTGCTGCGCTGGAACCACTCAAGGCGTGGCCTGGTGCCACCTGGCGACTTTATCCCGGTACTCGAGGAGTTGGGCCTGGTGGTGGAAGTCGGCGACTGGGTGCTGGCAGAGGCCTGCCGCCAGCTCAAGCACTGGCACCAGGCCAAGGTGCGGGTGCCCAAGGTGTCGGTGAATATCTCGGCGCGCCAGTTCTCCGATGGCCAACTGGGTACGCGCATCGCCACTATCCTCAAGGAAACCGGCCTGTCCCCGGCCTGCCTTGAGCTTGAACTGACCGAAAGTATCCTGATGCGCGAAGTCAGCGAAGCCCTGCATATCCTCGCCAGCCTGAAAAACCTCGGTCTGAGCATTGCCGTGGATGACTTTGGCACCGGCTATTCGTCGCTCAACTACCTCAAGCAATTCCCCATCGATGTCCTGAAAATCGACCGCACTTTTGTCGACGGCCTGCCCAGCGGCGAGCAAGACGCGCAGATTGCCCGGGCCATTATTGCGATGGCCCATAGCCTGAACCTGGCGGTGATCGCCGAAGGCGTGGAAACCCACGAGCAACTGGACTTCCTGCGCGAACACGGCTGCGACGAAGTGCAAGGCTACCTGTTCGGGCGCCCGATGCCAGCCGAGCAACTGGTGGAACAACTGCAAGCGGCAAGCTCACAGCTGCAAGCTTGA
- a CDS encoding ankyrin repeat domain-containing protein: MRIFITLALMLISGLSLADGPDVRVQLQDYYFDAARRGDVAMIDTFIESGYTLDIQDSKGYTALILAAYNGQPEAVEHLLKAGANACVQDKRGNTALMGAIFKGELKIAHRLMATDCNPDQRNGAGQTAAMYAGLFKRVELLNDLSRKGADLNTEDAAGNSAARLVNGEIRMPVAR; this comes from the coding sequence ATGCGTATTTTCATTACCCTGGCCTTGATGTTGATCAGCGGCCTGAGCCTGGCTGACGGTCCCGATGTCCGGGTCCAGCTTCAGGATTACTATTTCGACGCCGCCCGCCGAGGCGATGTGGCGATGATCGATACCTTTATCGAATCCGGTTACACCCTCGATATTCAAGACAGCAAAGGCTATACCGCGCTGATTCTGGCGGCCTACAACGGCCAGCCCGAGGCGGTGGAGCATTTGCTCAAGGCCGGCGCCAATGCCTGTGTGCAGGACAAACGCGGCAACACAGCCCTGATGGGCGCGATTTTCAAGGGCGAACTCAAGATTGCCCATCGCCTGATGGCGACTGACTGCAACCCCGATCAGCGCAATGGTGCAGGGCAGACGGCGGCCATGTATGCGGGACTGTTCAAGCGGGTTGAGCTGCTCAATGACTTGTCCCGTAAAGGCGCCGACCTGAATACCGAAGACGCGGCAGGCAACAGTGCCGCCCGGCTGGTCAATGGTGAAATCCGCATGCCGGTAGCGCGCTGA
- a CDS encoding YbdD/YjiX family protein codes for MFNDLSRLGKYLGQAARLMVGMPDYDNYVEHMQTKHPDKPVMSYEAFFRERQEARYGGKGGPKCC; via the coding sequence ATGTTCAATGACCTGAGTCGCCTCGGTAAATACCTCGGTCAGGCCGCCCGCCTGATGGTCGGCATGCCCGACTACGACAACTACGTCGAGCATATGCAAACCAAGCACCCGGACAAGCCGGTGATGAGCTACGAGGCGTTCTTTCGTGAGCGCCAGGAAGCCCGTTACGGCGGCAAGGGTGGGCCCAAATGCTGTTAA